The Chryseolinea soli genome contains a region encoding:
- a CDS encoding SusC/RagA family TonB-linked outer membrane protein: MKKYLLTWCALAFALFSLAQERTITGRVSSSEDGSALPGVNVVVKGTTNGTVTDTDGNYKLTIPSGDASLVFSFIGLLTQEVPIGDRTTLDVQLTLDVKQLSEVVVTAQGIERERKALGYASTTISSADLANKPETDVGRALQGRTPGLQILNSSGMAGSGSKINIRGISSVNGNTQPLWVVDGIPINTSTNDSNTDFRDGNIAPSRFIDIDPNNIASINILRGLSATTLYGSLGRNGVILVTTKSGASSKQQQKFEASVSQSYFVIQAILPEYQNKWANGFDGDYGEFFSNWGSLFSNNVAVGKHPYYEHRALFPDHPEFADATGYVPKPAPNNVKDFFKKGSSSNTSLNLGFKGENSSLNLNYSHLDESGYIQNNNMKRDNLALGGTANLTKKLSITSTFNFVRTEIKSPPTGAGTGSNSTGGPSVFANLFYVPRNIDLMNWPYENPITHASVYYRNGNDVTNPRWLLSNAQQTSKTNRFFANVSLNYELASWLKASYRLGLDTYSEKQTYWLNKGSVGYPTEAQLLSNGLYRSVNFLNTIVDHTFMLSLNKEIATDLDLTGVVGFNARTDTNDQSGLESSGQVVYGLIEHRNFSNTTSRDFRGNNLNRTMRRTWAGAYFDMGLGYKDFLYVNLTGRNDWSTTLEKANRSLFYPGASLSFIPTTAFPDFASGVLEFLKLRAAYGTSANFPEPYNTRPYLAINAQASQDVQGVVSTQGIPTVLANKNLKPELLTEIEFGLEAQLLDNLAKVDLSYYNRQAKDQILNRSLDPSTGYQTTLINAGSIRNKGVELGLTISPFRKGDFHWDVRVNYTKNISKVESLPEGSKEILIGGFTNLGNFAIEGQPFNVIQGNYTVRNDKGEYLVDENGNWVISNDIKVIANPNPKWLGSLISDMNYKGINFGFQWDYVNGGQVYSYTAATMVGRGVAKDLEAFNPGLPLILPGVKQSDGTPNDLPVTTSGMFFGNSIIGGSANDRGVFDATRIRLREVKLGYSLPSSVTTKLGVRGINISFLGSNLWFRAINAPKYSRADFDRTAFGVGNGAGFDFLGGPSARRYGVNLRITL; encoded by the coding sequence ATGAAGAAGTATCTACTAACGTGGTGCGCGTTAGCTTTTGCGCTGTTTTCTCTTGCGCAGGAGCGGACGATCACCGGTAGGGTCTCGTCCTCTGAAGACGGCTCGGCCCTCCCCGGTGTAAACGTGGTGGTCAAAGGAACCACAAATGGAACGGTTACCGATACCGACGGTAACTATAAATTGACAATCCCTTCCGGAGATGCCAGCCTGGTGTTTTCCTTTATCGGTCTCCTCACCCAAGAAGTGCCTATCGGCGACAGAACAACTTTAGATGTTCAACTTACTTTAGATGTCAAGCAACTTTCCGAAGTCGTGGTTACCGCTCAGGGTATCGAGCGCGAACGCAAAGCCCTGGGGTATGCGTCGACGACCATCTCTTCGGCAGACCTTGCCAACAAGCCTGAGACCGATGTAGGGCGGGCGTTGCAAGGAAGAACCCCCGGTCTCCAGATCCTGAACTCTTCGGGTATGGCCGGTTCCGGTTCCAAGATCAACATCCGCGGTATCAGCTCGGTGAACGGAAATACACAACCCCTGTGGGTGGTTGACGGTATTCCGATCAACACATCGACCAACGATTCCAACACCGACTTCCGCGACGGTAACATTGCTCCTTCACGCTTCATCGACATCGATCCGAACAACATCGCCAGCATCAACATCCTGAGAGGTTTGAGCGCCACAACCTTGTATGGTTCGCTGGGACGGAACGGTGTGATCCTGGTAACGACCAAGTCGGGTGCCAGCAGCAAGCAGCAACAAAAATTTGAAGCCAGTGTGAGCCAATCTTATTTTGTGATCCAGGCCATTTTGCCGGAGTATCAAAATAAATGGGCCAACGGTTTCGATGGTGACTATGGTGAATTCTTTAGTAACTGGGGAAGCTTGTTTTCCAACAACGTAGCCGTAGGAAAACACCCTTATTACGAACACCGCGCACTTTTCCCGGATCATCCGGAATTTGCCGATGCCACGGGCTATGTTCCCAAGCCGGCGCCCAACAACGTGAAAGATTTCTTCAAGAAAGGATCATCGTCGAACACGTCGTTGAACCTGGGTTTCAAAGGTGAAAACTCCAGCCTGAACCTGAACTATAGCCACTTGGATGAAAGCGGTTATATCCAGAACAACAACATGAAGCGCGATAACCTTGCGCTGGGCGGAACAGCAAACCTGACCAAAAAACTCTCGATCACCAGCACATTCAATTTTGTGCGGACCGAGATCAAGAGCCCTCCGACCGGAGCCGGCACAGGTAGTAACTCCACCGGTGGACCTTCCGTGTTTGCAAACTTGTTCTATGTGCCACGCAACATCGACCTGATGAACTGGCCCTATGAGAACCCCATAACACACGCCAGTGTTTACTATCGCAACGGTAACGACGTTACCAACCCCCGCTGGTTGCTGTCTAACGCGCAGCAAACTTCGAAGACAAACCGCTTCTTTGCCAATGTGAGCTTGAACTATGAGCTCGCCAGCTGGTTGAAAGCAAGCTACCGTTTGGGCTTGGATACATACTCCGAAAAACAGACCTATTGGCTGAACAAGGGTTCGGTGGGTTATCCTACCGAAGCACAACTTTTGTCAAATGGTCTCTATCGTTCGGTCAACTTCCTCAATACGATCGTGGATCACACCTTCATGTTGAGCCTCAACAAAGAGATCGCCACCGATCTTGATTTGACCGGTGTGGTAGGTTTCAACGCACGTACCGATACCAACGACCAGTCCGGTTTGGAAAGCTCCGGACAAGTGGTGTATGGCTTGATCGAGCACCGTAACTTCTCCAACACGACGTCACGCGACTTCAGAGGTAATAACCTGAACCGCACCATGCGCAGAACCTGGGCCGGTGCCTACTTCGACATGGGCTTGGGTTACAAAGACTTTTTGTATGTGAACCTGACCGGCCGGAACGATTGGTCGACCACGCTTGAAAAAGCAAACCGCTCTTTGTTCTATCCCGGTGCCAGCTTGTCGTTCATCCCTACGACGGCCTTCCCCGACTTCGCTTCCGGAGTTTTGGAATTCCTGAAATTAAGAGCCGCCTACGGTACTTCGGCAAACTTCCCCGAACCGTATAACACACGCCCCTACCTGGCCATCAACGCCCAGGCTTCCCAAGACGTTCAGGGCGTAGTTTCTACGCAAGGAATTCCTACGGTTCTGGCCAACAAGAACCTGAAGCCTGAATTGCTGACGGAAATTGAATTCGGATTGGAAGCCCAATTGCTGGACAACCTGGCAAAGGTCGATCTCTCTTATTATAACAGACAAGCAAAAGATCAGATCCTGAATCGCTCGCTCGACCCTTCAACCGGTTATCAAACCACGTTGATCAACGCGGGCTCTATCCGCAACAAGGGTGTTGAACTCGGTTTGACGATCAGCCCTTTCCGCAAAGGAGATTTCCATTGGGATGTTCGTGTGAACTACACCAAGAACATTTCCAAAGTGGAGAGCTTGCCTGAAGGATCAAAAGAAATCCTCATCGGTGGCTTTACCAACCTGGGTAACTTCGCCATTGAAGGACAACCTTTCAACGTAATCCAGGGTAACTATACGGTGAGAAATGACAAAGGTGAGTACCTCGTTGACGAAAACGGCAACTGGGTAATCTCCAATGACATTAAGGTCATTGCCAACCCGAACCCGAAATGGTTGGGATCGTTGATCAGTGACATGAATTACAAAGGCATCAACTTTGGATTCCAGTGGGATTATGTGAACGGTGGTCAGGTTTATTCCTACACCGCCGCTACCATGGTGGGTCGCGGTGTGGCCAAAGATCTGGAGGCCTTCAATCCCGGTCTTCCCCTCATTCTTCCCGGCGTGAAGCAGTCGGACGGAACGCCTAACGATCTTCCGGTAACCACTTCCGGTATGTTCTTTGGAAACTCCATCATCGGTGGATCAGCCAACGACAGAGGTGTTTTTGATGCGACGCGCATACGCTTGAGAGAAGTTAAATTAGGCTACTCGCTTCCTTCGTCCGTCACCACGAAGTTGGGCGTACGGGGAATCAACATTTCCTTCCTGGGCAGCAACCTCTGGTTCCGTGCGATCAATGCACCGAAATACTCCAGAGCTGACTTCGACAGAACGGCTTTTGGTGTGGGCAATGGTGCAGGCTTCGACTTCCTGGGAGGTCCTTCGGCCAGACGTTATGGTGTTAACCTTCGGATAACTTTATAA
- a CDS encoding SusD/RagB family nutrient-binding outer membrane lipoprotein, translating into MKKIYKIFTLTLVLFAMSCNMDRDLDNPNEASTSQANVDLLMNKIQLDFAAFYSLVSGNDISGVTGTNVGVNQVVRMMAMISGSTYERALISQNFDQMWTRAYQDVLINIETLLPMAKDGNFVVHSGSAKVLKAYIYITLVDVFGDVPKTEALQGTTGVFNPKADPGSQIYSEAIALLDEAQTDLAASGHGLDRDIYYGGDTDKWITLANSLKLKAWMNISTDPARKAEATTAIAALLADDDLIDTDAEEFTYKYGTADIPARSRHPQYRQFYTPAEGNGTGYVGNYYLKEAYDGKGIEDPRWRYYFFRQVGSIDEALSIDGESVPCVLNPKPLHYGSETPFCVFEPGFFGRDHGDASGTPPDGTVKTVVGVYPAGGLVDTNINYTSNPDDDLPGDGVGAEFTQPVVQGMGGNGKGIEPIVMSFHIDFIKAEAALRLGIGTPDDAKEHMIQGITKSINRVKAMGASLGQTVPESLVTPTLSYTIFVGNLYDASSDKLDVVMKEYYLALFGNGIEAYNLYRRTSSPKNIQPMLALNGGKFAMSLIYPAIYANLNGSVTQKTDGSVKVFWDKNPDDLK; encoded by the coding sequence ATGAAAAAGATATATAAAATTTTCACTCTAACCCTGGTCCTGTTCGCCATGTCTTGTAACATGGACAGAGATCTGGATAACCCGAATGAGGCGTCAACCAGCCAGGCCAACGTCGATCTGTTGATGAATAAGATCCAATTGGATTTCGCGGCGTTCTATTCCCTGGTATCCGGTAATGATATTTCGGGTGTTACGGGAACGAACGTAGGCGTTAACCAGGTGGTGCGGATGATGGCGATGATCAGTGGTTCTACCTATGAAAGAGCACTGATCTCTCAGAATTTCGATCAGATGTGGACGCGTGCTTACCAAGATGTTTTGATTAACATCGAAACCCTGCTTCCCATGGCAAAAGATGGGAACTTTGTAGTGCATTCGGGTTCCGCCAAGGTCCTGAAAGCCTACATCTACATAACGCTTGTGGATGTCTTTGGCGATGTTCCGAAGACCGAAGCGCTGCAGGGAACTACCGGCGTATTTAACCCGAAAGCAGACCCCGGATCGCAGATCTATTCAGAAGCTATCGCGCTCCTGGATGAAGCCCAAACAGATTTGGCAGCAAGTGGTCACGGCCTGGACAGGGATATCTATTACGGCGGCGACACAGACAAATGGATCACACTGGCCAATTCATTAAAACTGAAAGCCTGGATGAACATTTCTACCGATCCTGCCCGCAAAGCAGAAGCGACAACTGCGATCGCAGCCTTGTTGGCAGACGACGATCTCATCGATACGGATGCTGAAGAATTCACCTACAAATACGGAACAGCAGACATTCCTGCCCGTTCCCGCCATCCTCAGTATCGTCAGTTCTATACGCCGGCCGAAGGTAACGGCACAGGTTATGTCGGAAACTACTATCTGAAGGAAGCTTACGACGGAAAAGGAATTGAAGACCCCCGCTGGAGATATTATTTCTTCCGCCAGGTTGGATCGATTGATGAAGCGCTGTCGATCGATGGAGAATCTGTTCCTTGCGTGTTGAATCCCAAGCCCCTTCACTATGGATCCGAAACACCTTTCTGCGTATTTGAGCCCGGCTTCTTCGGACGCGATCATGGCGATGCCAGTGGAACGCCTCCCGATGGAACAGTGAAGACCGTAGTGGGCGTATACCCCGCCGGTGGATTGGTAGACACCAACATAAACTATACATCGAATCCCGACGATGACCTGCCGGGCGACGGTGTTGGCGCTGAATTTACACAACCCGTAGTACAAGGCATGGGTGGAAATGGAAAGGGAATCGAACCGATTGTCATGTCCTTCCACATCGATTTCATAAAAGCTGAAGCAGCCCTTCGTCTGGGTATCGGCACGCCCGATGACGCTAAGGAACATATGATCCAAGGTATCACCAAGTCGATCAATCGTGTGAAGGCTATGGGAGCTTCCCTGGGTCAAACCGTTCCCGAATCATTGGTAACGCCAACCTTGAGCTACACCATTTTTGTGGGTAACCTCTATGACGCATCGTCCGATAAACTCGATGTGGTGATGAAGGAGTACTATCTCGCGCTCTTTGGAAACGGTATCGAGGCCTATAACCTCTATCGCAGAACGAGCTCGCCGAAGAACATTCAGCCCATGCTGGCCCTCAACGGTGGAAAGTTTGCGATGTCGCTTATATATCCTGCAATCTATGCCAACCTCAACGGTTCGGTAACGCAGAAAACAGATGGATCAGTGAAAGTTTTCTGGGACAAAAATCCCGATGACCTTAAATAA
- a CDS encoding TonB-dependent receptor — protein MRIPFYVADSSPWKFCLAFFMLAVQWQGFAQGPVLKGTISERDKPMPGVTVYLEQLNIGTVSDSLGKYSISVPSGTYWTKFSFTGYKTVRVKLTLHQSQRFDVVMEEDVTQLDEMVVNAQAEDHNVASVEMGVSTLTMKTLSKMPAFIGEVDIIKSMLLLPGVTTVGEGTSGINVRGGNSDQNLILLDGMPIFNPSHLMGMFSVFNPDMAKDISLYRGGVPAQFGGRASSVLDISVRSPSTKRSFQGGIGLVANRFLFETPIIKDRLSLIIGTRFSFSDYLFKVLKSSSLRNTKANFYDITGRMEYLKGDDRIYLTAYNSTDVFKLPSDSISTGNIPPATDYRWKSNTATLGWIHKFASNLSLKSALVYSKYNSVISSHEVPNDYDFKSDITYKAVKSDLSWQKNAHQAIGGIELAQYKVNPGMLIPLSEETDLSLPALQSEQGTEMAVFGSDEVRLQRWLTMQAGLRYSYYFNTGPSTVYAYAPGSERDIKYITDTIQYAKHAHIASYGGLEPRLAFNLRLGAKSSIKLGYSRLRQYLQRVTNTTASLPTDRWQLSNTYIKPIISDQFSVGYFRNFSQNKYEASIEVYTKNIQNISDYKGGADLLLTPLPETVILQGKGKAYGLEFQLKKNVGRLTGWLNYTYSQTMILIQSTNPDEQVNNGKWYPANYNRPHSLNLVLNYSPNKKGITYAANFTFSSGRPTTYAYNRYYMGFLQVSNFIDRNQDVIPNYHRLDLSMTIDPMRAANKRFHGSWVFSLYNVYARKNAYSIFTKTNGIQSAIVSSDAYKLSIFATIIPSITYNFKF, from the coding sequence ATGAGAATACCGTTTTATGTAGCCGATAGCTCCCCTTGGAAGTTTTGTTTGGCTTTCTTCATGCTTGCCGTTCAATGGCAGGGCTTCGCTCAAGGCCCGGTACTGAAAGGAACCATTTCAGAACGCGACAAACCCATGCCCGGTGTAACGGTATACCTGGAGCAATTGAATATTGGCACCGTGTCTGACTCCCTTGGAAAGTATTCCATTTCTGTGCCCTCCGGTACCTATTGGACAAAGTTTTCATTCACGGGCTATAAAACTGTTCGCGTCAAGCTCACCCTGCATCAATCCCAGCGTTTCGATGTCGTCATGGAAGAGGACGTCACACAATTGGATGAAATGGTGGTGAACGCACAAGCCGAGGATCACAACGTGGCCAGTGTGGAGATGGGCGTGAGCACGTTGACCATGAAGACGCTGTCAAAGATGCCGGCGTTTATCGGGGAAGTCGATATCATTAAAAGTATGTTGCTGTTGCCCGGCGTCACCACGGTGGGAGAGGGAACCTCGGGGATAAACGTTCGCGGGGGTAACTCCGACCAAAACCTGATCTTGCTGGATGGCATGCCCATCTTCAATCCTTCACATTTAATGGGCATGTTCTCGGTGTTCAACCCCGACATGGCCAAAGACATTTCATTGTATCGCGGCGGCGTCCCGGCCCAGTTCGGTGGACGCGCGTCGTCCGTTTTAGACATCAGTGTGCGAAGCCCCTCCACGAAGCGAAGTTTCCAGGGTGGCATCGGGCTGGTGGCCAACCGTTTTTTGTTTGAGACACCGATCATCAAAGATCGGCTGTCGCTCATTATCGGTACGCGCTTTTCGTTTTCTGATTATCTTTTTAAGGTCCTGAAGAGTTCAAGCCTGCGGAACACAAAAGCTAATTTCTATGACATCACCGGGCGGATGGAATACTTGAAGGGCGATGACCGGATCTATTTAACGGCCTACAACTCCACCGATGTATTCAAGCTTCCTTCCGACTCGATCTCCACGGGAAATATCCCGCCCGCCACCGACTACCGCTGGAAAAGTAACACAGCCACCTTAGGATGGATACATAAATTTGCTTCCAACCTGTCCTTGAAATCAGCTTTGGTCTACAGCAAGTACAATTCCGTTATATCCAGTCATGAGGTTCCGAATGATTATGATTTTAAATCGGACATCACCTACAAAGCCGTGAAGTCCGATTTGTCGTGGCAAAAGAATGCCCATCAGGCCATCGGAGGAATTGAATTGGCGCAATATAAAGTCAACCCCGGAATGCTGATCCCGTTATCCGAAGAAACGGATCTATCCCTGCCTGCGCTGCAATCCGAGCAGGGCACGGAGATGGCGGTGTTTGGATCGGACGAAGTGCGCCTGCAACGATGGCTCACCATGCAGGCGGGCCTTCGCTATTCTTATTACTTCAATACGGGACCTTCCACGGTGTATGCCTATGCGCCGGGAAGCGAGCGCGACATAAAATATATAACGGACACGATTCAATACGCCAAACATGCACACATCGCCAGCTATGGCGGCCTTGAACCACGGCTCGCATTCAATTTGCGTTTGGGAGCAAAATCTTCGATAAAGCTCGGCTATAGCCGCCTGCGTCAATACTTGCAACGCGTCACAAACACAACGGCATCGCTACCCACAGACCGTTGGCAGCTCAGCAACACCTATATCAAGCCCATCATCTCCGATCAATTTTCAGTGGGATACTTCCGTAATTTTTCTCAAAACAAATACGAAGCGTCCATAGAAGTATACACCAAAAACATTCAAAACATCAGCGACTACAAAGGCGGCGCCGATCTGTTGCTGACGCCGTTGCCTGAAACCGTCATCCTGCAAGGAAAAGGCAAAGCCTATGGATTGGAGTTTCAATTAAAGAAAAATGTGGGCCGGCTCACGGGGTGGCTGAACTACACCTATTCTCAAACGATGATTCTGATCCAATCCACAAACCCCGACGAACAAGTGAACAACGGGAAGTGGTATCCGGCCAACTACAACCGCCCGCACAGTTTGAATTTGGTATTGAACTACAGCCCGAATAAAAAAGGGATCACCTATGCTGCGAATTTCACGTTCAGTTCCGGCCGGCCGACAACGTATGCCTACAATCGCTATTACATGGGCTTCCTGCAAGTGTCCAATTTTATAGATCGCAACCAGGATGTCATACCGAACTATCACCGGCTTGATCTCTCCATGACCATCGATCCGATGCGCGCGGCAAACAAACGCTTCCATGGAAGTTGGGTGTTTAGCCTTTACAATGTGTACGCCCGCAAGAATGCGTATTCTATTTTCACGAAGACCAACGGCATACAATCGGCCATCGTTTCGTCGGATGCCTATAAGCTTTCGATTTTCGCGACGATCATACCATCGATCACCTACAATTTTAAGTTCTGA